CTGCATGAAAACCGGGGTCTGCCATGACTGTTCAAGCCCGGACAGAATTTGCAATTACTGGGGCATTATTGAAAAATGCTTTATTAAAAAGAGGATTAAAATCATCCTCGTTAATGAGGATATGGGATTTTAACCCTTTGTGAAATACCCGGGTCAGGTTTTTATGGGGACAATCCATGACGGTTCATATGGGATGAGATTTTTATAAAGATGCTTATCCCGAACCGTCAAAATTTGGCAATCTCGTAAACAGTCTAACCGACGCCGTCAAAACCTGATTCATCCTTCATTTCTTTGTCAACGAGGCCTTCTGTATAAACGCGGTTCCGAATTTTTCAGCAACGGCATCCACGGCCGAATCAACAGTTTCCCATTGTTTTTTTATCTTCTGGTCCCGGGGCTGGAGCAGGTCCATCTGAACAGGCTCTTTTTTATCCCGAAGACGGGAAACCCCGACCCCTATGAGCCGAATTTTCTTTTTTAAGGCCACCTTTGAATACAGGGCCAGGGCATGATCAAAAATCGCCTTGGACGAGCAGATCCACTCGGCTGTTTTTTTGCTTCTTGTGATCTGTGTGAAATCTGAAAACTTTATTTTTATGGCAACATTTTTGCAGACCAGGTCTTTTTTTCTTAAATCCCGGCCGACCCTCTGGGACTGGGATAAAAGGATGTCACTTACATCCTGAAAATCATGGATGTCTTGTGCAAGGGTGGTCTCGCTGGAAATGGATTTTCTTACATGACCGGTTTCCACAGGGGTTTTATCTATTCCCCTGGAGAGCTGAAAGAGCCTTGATCCGAATTTTCCAAATTTTTTCTTGAGTAGGTCCATTTGAAGTCCCCGGATATCCCCGAGGGTTTTAATGTTAAGCCGGTTCATCTGATTCATGGCATTTTTGCCAACACCGGGCACCTTTTCTATGGGAAGATCTTTGATAACGGCATCTATTTTTGTGGGGCAAATAATGGTCAGCCCGTCCGGCTTATTCATGTCCGAGGCAATTTTAGCCAAAAATTTTACAGGGGCAATGCCGATGGAACAGGTCAGGCCCAGTTGGTTTGAAATTTCCTGTTTGATGTTAAGGGCAATGGACTGCGGGGATCCCAAAAGTTTCTGGCACCCGCTCACATCCACGTATGCTTCGTCAATGGAAACAGGTTCCACAAGGGGTGAAAACATGGACAGGACAGCCATGATTTTTTTTGAATCAACTGAATATTTTTCCCGGTTTCCCG
The Desulfonema ishimotonii genome window above contains:
- the dinB gene encoding DNA polymerase IV, with translation MILHVDMDAFFASVEQRDDPRLKNRPIVVSGHSKRSVVAAASYEARKFGVHSAMPVFQARQKCPHLIIVPGNREKYSVDSKKIMAVLSMFSPLVEPVSIDEAYVDVSGCQKLLGSPQSIALNIKQEISNQLGLTCSIGIAPVKFLAKIASDMNKPDGLTIICPTKIDAVIKDLPIEKVPGVGKNAMNQMNRLNIKTLGDIRGLQMDLLKKKFGKFGSRLFQLSRGIDKTPVETGHVRKSISSETTLAQDIHDFQDVSDILLSQSQRVGRDLRKKDLVCKNVAIKIKFSDFTQITRSKKTAEWICSSKAIFDHALALYSKVALKKKIRLIGVGVSRLRDKKEPVQMDLLQPRDQKIKKQWETVDSAVDAVAEKFGTAFIQKASLTKK